From Pseudoalteromonas viridis, the proteins below share one genomic window:
- a CDS encoding MFS transporter: MNKQQLCKRYGIHLGLTMFAAMLLLPILTPYLLAQGFVVSQIAIAMVVMSAVIIVSEVPSGALADHFGRRRLFCCSLIFALLTNLLLLVATDFVTLLIAVSCWGLNQATLSGTLNAWFVERFKEAEGEQTLNQGFASAYGLAYGIGASSAVLSAVFLAFGNQLGLSTLQMYQLIFIVSSIGFVLLLPLTFHWVKEVKLPSEHSFKQALNHHVGTTIKTVRQPALAKLLIALVIVIPVSASIEKFWPIFVHQLEQVDMDAVAWLFPAVMAATFALNGVAAVLSAKLCTLLNQKLGQAMAVAHLLKLVALVAMALAPGLSWFVAALLLFFLCFGLTQPAQLQLQHQLCDNSVRATIESLGSLTTRMGGMLGAALTGALLNLVSLPVSWLLLGALSLLGIVLLFSPSLNQPEQPEDKETTPEAAPADVSV, from the coding sequence ATGAACAAACAACAACTGTGTAAGCGCTACGGCATACACCTTGGCCTGACCATGTTTGCGGCCATGCTGCTGCTGCCCATTCTGACCCCTTATCTGCTTGCCCAGGGGTTTGTGGTCAGCCAGATTGCCATTGCCATGGTGGTCATGAGCGCGGTGATCATTGTCAGTGAAGTGCCAAGCGGGGCCCTTGCCGACCATTTCGGTCGTCGCCGGTTGTTTTGCTGCTCGCTGATCTTTGCCCTGCTGACCAACTTATTGCTGCTGGTAGCCACTGATTTTGTCACTTTGCTGATCGCGGTCAGCTGCTGGGGACTGAATCAGGCCACCCTGAGTGGTACGCTCAACGCCTGGTTTGTGGAGCGCTTTAAAGAAGCCGAGGGCGAGCAAACCCTGAATCAGGGGTTTGCATCGGCCTACGGACTGGCCTATGGCATTGGCGCGTCTTCTGCGGTGCTCTCTGCTGTGTTTCTGGCCTTTGGCAATCAGTTGGGGCTGTCGACCTTGCAGATGTACCAGCTGATCTTTATCGTTTCCAGTATTGGATTTGTTTTGCTGCTGCCACTGACATTTCATTGGGTAAAGGAAGTGAAATTGCCCTCAGAGCATAGCTTTAAACAGGCGCTGAACCATCATGTTGGCACCACCATCAAAACAGTGCGGCAACCCGCACTTGCGAAGCTGCTGATTGCATTGGTGATAGTCATTCCGGTCAGCGCCAGTATCGAAAAGTTCTGGCCTATCTTTGTGCACCAGCTGGAGCAGGTTGATATGGATGCGGTGGCCTGGTTATTCCCGGCGGTAATGGCGGCGACCTTTGCCCTCAACGGGGTGGCAGCGGTCCTCAGCGCGAAGCTGTGTACACTCCTCAATCAGAAACTGGGACAAGCCATGGCCGTTGCTCACCTACTTAAGCTAGTTGCCTTAGTGGCCATGGCGCTGGCCCCGGGCCTGAGCTGGTTTGTGGCAGCGTTACTGCTGTTCTTCCTGTGCTTTGGCCTGACTCAGCCTGCGCAGTTACAACTGCAACATCAGCTGTGCGACAACAGTGTGCGGGCCACTATAGAGTCACTCGGTTCCTTGACCACTCGGATGGGTGGGATGCTGGGTGCCGCGCTGACGGGCGCTTTACTCAACCTGGTATCTCTGCCGGTCAGCTGGTTGCTGCTTGGTGCCCTGTCGCTGCTGGGCATAGTGCTGTTATTCAGCCCATCGCTCAACCAGCCAGAGCAGCCAGAAGACAAAGAAACCACGCCCGAGGCGGCGCCCGCAGACGTCAGCGTCTGA
- a CDS encoding fumarylacetoacetate hydrolase family protein: protein MYQHVWNSGDAVALGVGKAVCVGRNYVAHAEELNNPIPDSPLLFIKPASAFCDFQAPLALNAALGEHHYEAELVLLVGETINSNTRAPLQHICGIATGLDLTLRDLQTKLKQQGHPWECAKAFDQSCALTPFTPVQGLDENTELHYRFWQNDVLKQHGDSSLMIFSLATLLREISRYFTLHPGDIIMTGTPQGVGALKEGDTLTLQLQDAPRYTSSVTVRR from the coding sequence ATGTACCAGCATGTATGGAATTCGGGCGACGCAGTTGCTCTGGGAGTTGGCAAGGCCGTGTGTGTGGGTCGCAATTATGTGGCACATGCAGAAGAGTTAAACAATCCGATACCGGACAGCCCACTACTTTTTATTAAACCTGCTTCGGCGTTTTGCGACTTTCAAGCGCCACTGGCACTCAATGCCGCACTGGGTGAGCACCATTATGAAGCTGAACTGGTGCTGTTGGTGGGGGAAACCATAAACAGCAACACCCGCGCGCCGCTGCAACACATCTGCGGTATTGCAACCGGGCTGGACCTGACACTCAGGGACTTACAAACCAAACTGAAGCAACAAGGGCACCCCTGGGAATGTGCGAAGGCGTTTGATCAAAGTTGTGCGCTGACTCCCTTCACGCCCGTTCAGGGTCTCGATGAAAACACCGAGTTGCACTATCGATTCTGGCAAAATGACGTCCTTAAACAGCACGGCGACAGCAGCCTGATGATTTTTTCGCTGGCCACTTTGCTGCGCGAGATCAGCCGTTATTTCACCCTGCATCCGGGCGATATCATTATGACGGGCACCCCGCAGGGCGTTGGTGCACTCAAGGAGGGCGACACCCTGACACTACAGCTCCAGGATGCCCCTCGTTATACATCGAGTGTGACCGTCAGACGCTGA
- a CDS encoding nitroreductase family protein, whose amino-acid sequence MKQHANVPLNDFVEYPQEEMLNRATEFLDEAKRRHTIRSFSDRPVPKEIIEACIKTAGSAPSGANHQPWHFVAIHSQDVKQQIRAAAEQQEQAFYEGRAGEEWLDALKPLGTDADKPYLEHAPWLIAIFSQKKGGIHSEDKHTNYYVHESVGIATGFLIQALHHAGLATLTHTPKPMSFLMEICQRDKENERPYMLLIAGYPAEDATVPEHALVKKPLEEIATFL is encoded by the coding sequence ATGAAACAACATGCGAACGTGCCCCTCAACGACTTTGTTGAGTACCCACAGGAAGAAATGCTAAACCGAGCCACCGAGTTTTTGGATGAGGCAAAGCGCCGTCACACTATCCGCAGCTTTAGTGATCGGCCGGTACCCAAAGAAATTATTGAAGCCTGCATTAAAACGGCAGGCTCTGCCCCCAGTGGTGCGAATCACCAGCCCTGGCATTTTGTGGCCATCCACAGCCAGGACGTGAAGCAACAGATCCGCGCTGCCGCAGAGCAACAGGAACAGGCCTTTTATGAGGGCCGCGCCGGTGAAGAGTGGCTAGATGCTTTAAAGCCGCTTGGCACCGATGCCGATAAACCCTATCTGGAGCATGCCCCCTGGCTGATTGCCATCTTTAGCCAGAAAAAAGGCGGTATTCACAGCGAGGACAAGCATACCAACTATTATGTCCATGAATCCGTTGGTATTGCGACTGGCTTTCTGATCCAGGCTTTGCACCATGCCGGGCTGGCCACGTTGACCCACACGCCGAAACCCATGAGCTTCCTGATGGAGATCTGTCAGCGCGATAAGGAAAACGAGCGCCCTTATATGTTGCTGATCGCCGGTTATCCGGCCGAGGATGCCACCGTGCCAGAACACGCGCTGGTTAAAAAGCCGCTTGAGGAGATCGCGACTTTTCTGTAG
- a CDS encoding efflux RND transporter periplasmic adaptor subunit, with translation MFDIRFLRPVLAIALLLVAVGWMAGMFNSKVSPGDKPHSTVPKLNLHEVEQRLVKDVEQIPGSVIAKHNTVVASRVLAQLKTLTVRSGDPIQAGQLIATLDDADLRAQLEAVKAEQQANLAQLTQAKKQLARAQALQQKGLVAHNQVDEWQTQVNELTAKEAALAQQYAGAEVALSYTQVRAPISGTLVARLQEPGAMLNPGAPLVSIYNPAQLQVEVSVRERLLSELTIGARHQVSIPAAEATQYATISELVPVADRGARSFTVKLDMQWAQGVIPGMYAMLKLPGSERPAVLIPTALVQHYGQLSKVAVLDNGQVQSRFIRLGREYGDQVEVISGLQVGELLVAGTPTGVTAATEKSRSPQAAF, from the coding sequence ATGTTTGATATTCGATTTTTGCGCCCCGTGCTGGCGATTGCCTTGTTGCTGGTGGCGGTGGGCTGGATGGCCGGGATGTTTAACAGCAAAGTGTCGCCCGGGGATAAGCCGCACAGCACTGTACCAAAGCTGAACTTGCACGAAGTTGAGCAGCGACTGGTCAAGGACGTAGAGCAGATCCCGGGCAGCGTGATTGCCAAACACAACACAGTTGTCGCCAGCCGCGTGCTGGCACAGCTGAAAACCCTGACGGTGCGCTCTGGCGATCCGATCCAGGCAGGTCAGTTGATTGCCACGCTGGATGATGCCGACTTGCGAGCACAGCTGGAGGCGGTGAAAGCCGAACAGCAGGCTAATCTGGCACAGCTGACTCAGGCAAAAAAACAGCTCGCGCGTGCACAGGCGCTCCAGCAAAAAGGCCTGGTTGCCCATAATCAGGTGGATGAATGGCAGACTCAGGTGAATGAACTGACCGCCAAAGAAGCGGCCCTGGCACAACAATATGCTGGCGCTGAAGTGGCCTTAAGTTATACCCAGGTGCGGGCACCCATCTCCGGCACTTTGGTCGCGCGCTTGCAAGAGCCGGGTGCCATGCTCAATCCCGGCGCGCCGCTGGTTTCCATTTATAACCCGGCGCAGTTGCAGGTTGAGGTCTCGGTGCGTGAGCGCTTGCTCAGCGAGCTGACAATCGGGGCGCGTCATCAGGTGAGTATTCCGGCGGCCGAGGCGACGCAATATGCCACCATCAGCGAACTGGTCCCGGTGGCCGATCGCGGCGCACGCAGCTTTACGGTGAAGCTGGATATGCAGTGGGCACAGGGCGTGATCCCGGGCATGTACGCCATGTTAAAGTTGCCCGGGAGCGAGCGCCCGGCGGTGCTGATCCCCACGGCTTTAGTACAACATTATGGCCAGCTCAGTAAAGTGGCGGTGCTCGATAACGGCCAGGTGCAAAGCCGCTTTATTCGCCTTGGCAGGGAGTATGGCGATCAGGTTGAGGTGATAAGTGGTCTGCAAGTCGGTGAGCTGCTGGTTGCAGGCACACCGACAGGCGTGACTGCTGCTACAGAAAAGTCGCGATCTCCTCAAGCGGCTTTTTAA
- a CDS encoding efflux RND transporter permease subunit has protein sequence MSGSGGFTERVIGLSLAGRLPALLFFFSMVLGVLALQFTPREEEPQIVVPMLDIHVTAPNIAAPEVVRLVTTPLEKLLLQIPGVEHVYSTTHSGRAVVTLRFQVGESREQAILNTYTKLYANEHQMAAVVSDWQIRPVEVDDVPIVMLGLYSENPALYDDYDLTRFAQEISTQLQRLPDTSEVNVIAGRQRQLNVWLDATALAAHQSTPLDVLQAIQNSNQLLQVGKRSAGSKQIVLESGDVLRTSAALRDLVITVVNGRAVKLRDVARIAEGPGEPEHYQWLALSDQQQGLPLVTISVAKQKGSNAVAVAEQVHQLMSRLQTQLLPPEVTVRVLRDYGQTADEKVNDLMASLAFAVLTVVIFVGVFLGWRPAIVVGLAIPVCYGITLALDWAFGYTINRVTLFALILSLGLLVDDPITGIDNISRMLVPGKPRRQQIVAAMLEIRTALLMSTLTIMMAFLPLAYITGMMGPYMAPMAFNVPVSVMISTVVAFFITPWLASRLLRTQPSAASTQDNAWYGALLTPLLRSPWRAKGLLWAVLALFVLSASLPVLRAVPLKLLPYDNKNEVQILIDLPEGSSLEATARFTRNVQQRVWQFSEVSAIAAYVGQPSSMDFNGMVRGYYRRHSDNLAELRVLLLDKRERAHQSHAVVLRLRRALSEFNRNGVVIKVVEVPPGPPVLSTLTAEVYAEPFISADTHHDAALRLAARLRQEAHVVEVDTSLSAPVTLQRFVTDKHKAALSGVSSVEINQTLAMASGGMQAGLLYQPREAQPVPITLQLAYADRQRWADLLATQIRGSSDVTQQQDSFGLSRAARPMVALSELGEVHTLTVEPPIYRKDLAPVVYVFAELNGRPPAEVIADVVADEQPAGAVIPDETQASPWQQRTFLSSGGGVPWQLPEGTEYRFSGEGEWRITVRVFRDMGIAFAFALAAIFVILRWQTASSALALIIMSAIPLTMIGIMPGFWALNQFGERTVAGAPEPVLFTATAMIGMIALAGIVVRNSLILVEFITQARQAGMPLQAALIRAGSVRMRPVLLTAGTTLLGNLVIILDPVFSGLALAIMFGIIASTLFSLLVVPVVYYLVFKTPDDTAIADPNSVAPETRYV, from the coding sequence ATGAGCGGGTCCGGGGGATTCACTGAGCGAGTCATCGGCTTAAGCCTGGCGGGCCGTTTACCGGCGCTGCTGTTTTTCTTTTCCATGGTCCTGGGTGTGCTGGCCTTGCAATTCACACCAAGAGAGGAAGAGCCGCAAATTGTGGTTCCCATGCTCGATATTCATGTCACCGCGCCCAATATTGCTGCGCCGGAAGTGGTGCGTCTGGTGACCACGCCGCTTGAGAAGCTGCTGTTGCAAATTCCGGGGGTAGAGCATGTGTATTCAACCACCCACAGTGGCCGCGCGGTGGTCACCTTGCGGTTTCAGGTTGGTGAAAGCCGCGAGCAGGCTATCCTGAATACCTACACAAAACTCTATGCCAATGAGCATCAGATGGCCGCGGTGGTCAGTGACTGGCAGATCCGCCCGGTGGAAGTCGACGATGTGCCCATTGTGATGCTGGGCTTATATAGCGAAAATCCAGCCTTATACGATGATTATGACTTAACCCGTTTTGCCCAGGAAATTTCAACGCAACTACAACGCCTGCCCGACACCAGTGAAGTCAACGTGATCGCCGGGCGGCAGCGCCAGCTGAACGTATGGCTGGATGCAACCGCACTGGCGGCGCATCAGAGCACGCCGCTGGATGTATTACAGGCCATTCAAAACAGCAATCAGTTGCTCCAGGTAGGCAAGCGCAGTGCGGGCAGCAAGCAGATTGTGCTGGAGTCGGGCGATGTGCTGCGCACCAGTGCGGCGTTACGCGACTTAGTGATCACTGTGGTGAACGGGCGTGCTGTAAAGCTCAGAGATGTTGCGCGCATTGCCGAGGGGCCGGGCGAGCCTGAGCATTATCAATGGCTGGCGCTCAGCGACCAGCAGCAAGGCCTGCCGCTGGTCACGATCAGTGTGGCAAAGCAAAAAGGCAGTAATGCGGTCGCGGTGGCCGAACAAGTGCATCAGCTGATGAGTCGCCTGCAAACACAGTTATTACCGCCGGAAGTGACTGTGCGGGTATTGCGGGATTACGGTCAGACCGCCGATGAAAAGGTTAACGACCTGATGGCCAGTCTGGCGTTTGCGGTGCTGACTGTGGTGATCTTTGTAGGAGTTTTCCTCGGCTGGCGACCGGCCATCGTGGTGGGCTTGGCCATTCCTGTGTGCTATGGGATCACGCTGGCACTGGACTGGGCGTTTGGTTATACCATTAACCGGGTCACCCTGTTTGCCCTGATCCTCTCGCTGGGTTTGCTGGTGGATGATCCCATCACCGGGATAGATAACATCAGCCGTATGCTGGTGCCCGGCAAGCCGCGTCGTCAGCAGATTGTCGCCGCTATGCTGGAGATCCGCACCGCTTTGTTGATGTCAACGCTGACGATTATGATGGCATTTTTGCCGCTGGCGTATATCACCGGCATGATGGGGCCATACATGGCACCCATGGCGTTTAATGTGCCCGTCAGTGTGATGATCTCAACCGTTGTGGCCTTTTTTATCACCCCCTGGCTGGCCAGCCGTTTACTGCGCACTCAACCGTCTGCAGCATCAACGCAGGATAACGCCTGGTATGGCGCTCTGCTCACCCCGTTGTTACGCTCGCCATGGCGTGCCAAAGGGCTGTTATGGGCCGTGCTGGCGTTGTTTGTGCTCAGCGCCAGCTTACCTGTGCTGCGGGCGGTGCCGCTCAAGTTGTTGCCCTACGACAATAAAAACGAAGTTCAGATACTGATCGACTTACCCGAGGGAAGCTCGCTGGAAGCCACCGCGCGTTTTACCCGTAACGTGCAGCAACGGGTCTGGCAATTCAGCGAGGTCAGCGCCATTGCTGCCTATGTGGGTCAGCCGTCGAGTATGGATTTTAACGGTATGGTGCGCGGTTATTATCGTCGTCACAGTGATAATCTGGCCGAGCTGCGGGTGTTATTGCTGGATAAACGCGAGCGGGCACATCAGTCTCATGCTGTGGTGCTGCGGCTGCGCCGGGCTCTGTCTGAGTTCAATCGAAACGGCGTGGTGATTAAAGTGGTTGAGGTCCCGCCGGGGCCGCCGGTATTAAGTACACTGACGGCGGAAGTTTATGCGGAGCCCTTTATTTCTGCCGACACCCACCATGATGCGGCGCTCAGGCTGGCGGCACGGTTGCGTCAGGAGGCCCATGTGGTTGAAGTCGACACGTCTTTGTCCGCGCCGGTTACCTTGCAGCGTTTTGTTACGGATAAACACAAAGCGGCGTTGTCCGGGGTAAGCAGTGTGGAAATTAACCAAACCCTGGCCATGGCCAGCGGGGGGATGCAAGCCGGGCTGCTGTATCAGCCAAGAGAAGCCCAGCCTGTGCCTATCACCTTGCAACTCGCCTATGCAGATCGCCAGCGATGGGCGGATCTACTTGCCACCCAGATCCGTGGCAGCAGTGATGTCACGCAGCAGCAGGACAGTTTTGGCCTCAGCCGGGCGGCCCGTCCTATGGTGGCTCTGTCTGAGTTGGGAGAAGTACACACGCTGACGGTTGAGCCGCCGATTTATCGTAAAGATCTGGCACCTGTGGTGTACGTCTTTGCTGAATTAAATGGCCGCCCCCCGGCCGAAGTGATTGCCGATGTGGTGGCCGATGAGCAACCAGCCGGCGCAGTTATACCGGATGAAACACAGGCAAGTCCCTGGCAGCAGCGTACCTTTCTCAGTAGCGGTGGCGGCGTGCCCTGGCAGCTCCCCGAGGGAACCGAGTATCGCTTCAGCGGCGAAGGGGAGTGGCGGATCACCGTCAGGGTGTTTCGGGATATGGGGATAGCGTTTGCCTTTGCGCTGGCGGCGATTTTCGTGATCCTGCGTTGGCAGACCGCATCCAGTGCTTTGGCGCTGATCATCATGTCTGCTATTCCCCTGACTATGATAGGCATTATGCCAGGCTTCTGGGCACTGAATCAGTTTGGTGAGCGCACCGTTGCGGGGGCGCCAGAGCCGGTGTTGTTCACCGCTACGGCCATGATAGGCATGATAGCACTGGCCGGGATTGTGGTCAGAAACTCACTCATTCTGGTCGAATTTATTACTCAGGCCAGACAGGCCGGTATGCCACTGCAGGCGGCCCTGATCCGTGCCGGGAGCGTGCGTATGCGGCCGGTGCTGCTGACCGCTGGCACCACTTTACTGGGCAATCTGGTGATCATTCTCGACCCCGTATTCAGTGGTCTGGCGCTGGCAATCATGTTTGGCATTATCGCTTCAACTCTGTTTTCTTTACTGGTTGTGCCTGTGGTCTATTACCTGGTGTTTAAAACGCCCGACGACACGGCTATAGCCGACCCGAATTCTGTTGCTCCGGAGACTCGTTATGTTTGA
- a CDS encoding ArsR/SmtB family transcription factor, whose translation MDLHAMADSAAQAEALLKMLANRNRLMILCSLQNTELSVGELNAQVPLAQSALSQHLAAMRKAGLVASRREGATVYYRIADDKVLVILQQLYQLFCADQEGA comes from the coding sequence ATGGATTTACACGCAATGGCCGACAGTGCCGCACAAGCAGAGGCATTACTGAAGATGTTGGCAAACCGCAATCGGTTGATGATTTTATGCAGCCTGCAAAATACGGAGCTCAGTGTCGGTGAGTTAAATGCTCAGGTGCCGCTGGCCCAGTCTGCCTTATCTCAGCATCTGGCTGCTATGAGAAAAGCCGGGCTGGTCGCGTCGCGACGTGAAGGGGCAACGGTGTACTACCGCATTGCCGATGACAAAGTGCTGGTGATCCTGCAACAACTCTATCAGCTGTTCTGTGCCGACCAGGAGGGAGCATGA
- a CDS encoding YgaP family membrane protein — translation MRLEAAIRLVAGSMLILSFLLTWFMDPRWVWFSVFIALNLMQSAFTGWCPMMTLLKKLGMEN, via the coding sequence ATGAGACTTGAAGCCGCTATCCGGCTGGTAGCCGGCAGTATGCTGATACTGTCATTTTTACTCACCTGGTTTATGGATCCGCGCTGGGTGTGGTTCAGTGTGTTTATTGCATTGAATCTGATGCAATCCGCCTTTACAGGCTGGTGTCCTATGATGACCCTGCTCAAAAAACTTGGAATGGAGAATTAA
- a CDS encoding rhodanese-like domain-containing protein, which translates to MLTSPQDILKTVRPNQRCISAQQAKAEIATNQGLLIDVREPQEHQEKAAPGAVNIPRGVLEFQLPNLEKDPSRPLYLHCAAGGRAVFAAEQLTRIGYQNVSVITCKAEEVCQVFA; encoded by the coding sequence ATGCTGACATCCCCACAGGACATTTTAAAAACCGTCCGACCTAACCAGCGTTGTATCAGCGCGCAGCAAGCCAAAGCAGAAATCGCCACCAACCAGGGCCTGCTGATTGACGTGCGTGAACCTCAGGAGCATCAGGAAAAAGCGGCCCCCGGCGCGGTGAATATTCCGCGCGGCGTGTTGGAATTTCAATTACCTAATCTGGAAAAAGACCCAAGCCGACCACTTTATCTGCACTGTGCTGCAGGTGGCCGGGCAGTATTTGCCGCTGAACAGCTGACCCGCATTGGCTACCAGAATGTCAGCGTGATCACCTGTAAAGCGGAGGAAGTGTGTCAGGTTTTTGCCTGA
- a CDS encoding DUF6653 family protein, producing the protein MMQRTAAKYFAMSEEVWARHANPWSVWSRYSCLPLLIACLWWRDWLGMAFWPVLVVLLLWVWLNPRCFSKPRDTHNWASQAVLGEQILIYQLERVPLVHYQVIKVIITVLSVSTLVCAAGLWFQEAISTSVGALGVILSKTWFLDRMVWLYQSVTSSSIEIAARQAKT; encoded by the coding sequence ATGATGCAACGAACTGCTGCCAAGTATTTCGCCATGAGCGAAGAAGTGTGGGCGCGCCATGCCAACCCCTGGAGTGTTTGGAGCCGCTATTCCTGTTTGCCTTTGCTGATTGCCTGCCTGTGGTGGCGTGACTGGCTGGGAATGGCTTTTTGGCCTGTGCTGGTGGTGTTGTTGCTCTGGGTATGGCTCAACCCCAGATGCTTTAGTAAACCCAGAGACACCCATAACTGGGCGTCACAAGCGGTGCTGGGCGAACAGATCCTGATCTATCAGCTGGAACGGGTGCCGCTGGTGCACTATCAGGTGATTAAAGTGATCATCACGGTGCTGAGCGTGAGTACGCTGGTATGCGCTGCAGGCTTGTGGTTTCAAGAAGCCATCAGCACCAGTGTTGGCGCCTTGGGTGTGATCCTGAGTAAAACCTGGTTTTTGGATCGCATGGTCTGGCTCTATCAGAGTGTGACCTCATCAAGCATCGAGATAGCAGCGCGTCAGGCAAAAACCTGA